The Erpetoichthys calabaricus chromosome 1 unlocalized genomic scaffold, fErpCal1.3 SUPER_1_unloc_16, whole genome shotgun sequence genome contains a region encoding:
- the LOC114643023 gene encoding zinc finger protein 239-like yields MDVKEETFEADMNIVEERTINVKVEDCEWEIVHPKQKSLEIKEEDHELGSVSIKDEDEDECVSTEIHNCRSMESVKEDDLHYEHQDGAVTGLVSSYSRHPSSLESSINIKYESLQSDTKGTEDVSSPRSQRDKPPPPTTSAKTTMYLMRVNVNNKGSRLKVSSFFPFSFKLCTGNKDQCSLESGKEFSGRSALQIHTGLHTGEKPYCCNDCGKQFSQMSNLKSHTRIHTGVKRYCCNECGKQFSHKINLKSHTRVHTGEKPYCCNECGKQFSRISSLKDHTRVHTREKPYCCNECGKQFSRIGSLQRHTRVHTGEKPYCCNECGKQFSQMSHLQRHTRVHTGQKPYCCNECGKQFSRISNLQIHTRVHNRI; encoded by the exons ATGGATGTTAAAGAGGAGACGTTTGAGGCCGACATGAATATCGTGGAGGAGAGGACCATAAATGTTAAAGtggaggactgtgagtgggagaTTGTCCACCCCAAACAGAAGAGTCTGGAAATCAAGGAAGAGGACCATGAGCTGGGGTCAGTGAGTATTAAAGATGAGGATGAAGACGAGTGTGTCAGCACTGAGATACACAACTGTAGGAGTATGGAGAGTGTCAAGGAAGATGATCTTCATTATGAGCATCAAGATGGAGCAGTGACTGGGTTAGTCTCTTCTTATAGCAGACACCCTTCATCTCTGGAGTCATCTatcaatataaaatatgaatcaCTACAGTCTGACACAAAGGGGACTGAAGATGTTTCATCTCCTAGAAGTCAGCGAGATAAGCCACCACCACCTACAACATCAGCTAAAAcaa CCATGTATTTAATGCgagttaatgttaataataaaggcAGTAGACTGAAAGTAAgctcttttttccccttttcttttaaactttgtacAGGAAACAAAGATCAGTGCAGTTTGGAATCTGGAAAAGAATTCTCTGGCAGGAGTGCTCTTCAGATCCACACTGGacttcacacgggagagaagccgtattgctgtaatgactGTGGTAAACAATTTTCACAAATGAGCAATCTGAAGAGCCACactagaattcacactggagtgaagcggtattgctgtaatgaatgtggtaaacagttttcacataaaaTCAATCTGAAGagccacactagagttcacactggagagaagccatattgctgtaatgaatgtggtaaacagttttcacgtatAAGCAGTCTGAAGGatcacactagagttcacaccagagagaagccgtattgctgtaatgaatgtggtaaacagttttcacgtataggcagtcttcagagacacactagagttcacacgggagagaagccgtattgctgtaatgaatgtggtaaacagttttcacaaatgagccatcttcagagacacactagagttcacacaggacagaagccgtattgctgtaatgaatgtggtaaacagttttcacgtataagcaatcttcagatacacactagagttcacaacaGAATATAA